From a single Ciconia boyciana chromosome 11, ASM3463844v1, whole genome shotgun sequence genomic region:
- the TMEM115 gene encoding transmembrane protein 115 → MRRYLPVARQHFLAALAGTSVVVKSLSAAVLLLYLLSFGLDTAYGLGVTPGYLLPPNFWVWTLLTQGLVEERAWGLAASLATLGAAGRLLEPLWGALELLVFFAVVNVSVGLLGALAYFLTYVASFHLAYLFAVRIHGGLGFLGGVLVALKQTMGDSTVLKVPQVRMKAVPMLLLLLLALLRLATLVESNVLASYGFGLLSSWVYLRFYQRHSRGRGDMSDHFAFATFFPEILQPVVGLVANLVHGILVKVKVCRKTVKRYDVGAPSSITISLPGTDPQDAERRRQLALKALNERLKRVEDQSAWPSMEDDEEEAGAKADSPLLPDPGTAGKGAGQESSLITFQDAPSQL, encoded by the exons ATGCGGCGGTACCTGCCGGTGGCCCGGCAGCACTTCCTGGCGGCGCTGGCCGGCACCAGCGTGGTGGTGAAGTCGCTGAGCGCCGCCGTCCTCCTCCTCTACCTGCTCTCCTTCGGGCTGGACACGGCCTACGGCCTGGGGGTGACCCCCGGCTACCTCCTGCCCCCCAACTTCTGGGTCTGGACGCTGCTGACGCAGGGGCTGGTGGAGGAGCGGGCCTGGGGCCTGGCGGCCAGCCTGGCCACGCTGGGGGCGGCCGGCCGGCTGCTGGAGCCCCTCTGGGGCGCGCTGGAGCTGCTGGTCTTCTTCGCGGTGGTGAACGTCTCGGTGGGGCTCCTGGGGGCCCTCGCCTACTTCCTCACCTACGTGGCCTCCTTCCACCTCGCCTACCTGTTCGCCGTCCGCATCCACGGCGGGCTGGGCTTCCTCGGGGGAGTCTTGGTGGCCCTCAAGCAGACGATGGGGGACAGCACCGTCCTGAAGGTGCCCCAGGTCAGAATGAAGGCTGTCCCCatgctcctgctccttctcctggctctgctgcggCTCGCCACCCTCGTCGAGAGCAATGTACTGGCCTCGTACGGCTTCGGGCTCCTCTCCAGCTGGGTCTATCTCCGTTTCTACCAGCGGCACAGTAGAGGCCGCGGAGACATGTCCGACCACTTCGCCTTTGCCACTTTCTTCCCCGAGATCTTGCAGCCCGTGGTGGGTCTGGTGGCCAACCTGGTGCACGGCATCCTGGTGAAGGTGAAGGTCTGTCGCAAGACGGTCAAACGCTACGACGTGGGCGCCCCGTCGTCCATCACCATCAGCCTGCCGGGGACGGACCCCCAGGACGCCGAGAGGAGAAG GCAGCTGGCCCTGAAGGCCCTGAACGAGCGGCTGAAGCGTGTGGAGGACCAGTCGGCCTGGCCTAGCATGGAGGACGACGAGGAGGAGGCGGGGGCGAAGGCCGACAGCCCGCTGCTGCCCGACCCCGGCACGGCTGGGAAGGGCGCTGGCCAGGAGTCCAGCCTCATCACCTTCCAGGATGCCCCATCCCAGCTGTGA
- the NPRL2 gene encoding GATOR1 complex protein NPRL2, whose amino-acid sequence MRVAGRCPAAVAAAPGPGRALPGAAMGGRIECVFFSEFHPTLGPKITYQVPEDFISRELFDTIQVYVITKPELQNKLITVTAMEKKLIGCPVCIEHKKYSRNALLFNLGFVCDARAKACALEPIVKKLAGYLTTLELESGFISNEESKQKLVPIMTILLEELNAKGKCTLPIDESNTIHLKVIEQRPDPPIVQEYDVPVFTQDKDDFFNSQWDLTTQQILPYIDGFRHVQKISAEADVELNLVRIAVQNLLYYGVVTLVSILQYSNVYCTTPKVQDLVDDKCLQEECLSYVTKQGHKRASLRDVFQLYCGLSPGTTVRDLISRYTLQLQRVDERRLIQFGLMKGLIRRLQKYPVKVARDERSHPARLYTGCHSYDEICCKTGMSYKELDERLENDPNIIVCWK is encoded by the exons ATGCGCGTTGCGggccgctgccccgccgccgtcGCTGCTGCaccggggcccggccgggcccttCCTGGGGCCGCCATGGGCGGCAGGATCGAGTGCGTCTTCTTCAGCGAGTTCCACCCCACGCTGGGGCCCAAGATCACCTACCAG GTCCCGGAGGACTTCATCTCTCGGGAGCTCTTTGACACCATCCAGGTGTACGTCATCACGAAGCCCGAGCTGCAGAACAAGCTGATCACCGT GACGGCCATGGAGAAGAAGCTGATCGGCTGCCCTGTGTGCATCGAGCACAAGAAGTACAGCCGAAACGCTCTGCTCTTCAACCTGGGCTTTGTGTGCGATGCCAGAGCCAAGGCTTGTGCGCTGGAGCCCATAGTGAAGAAGCTGGCTGGCTACCTCACCACCCTCGAG CTGGAAAGTGGCTTCATCTCCAACGAGGAGAGTAAACAGAAGCTGGTTCCCATCATGACCATcctgctggaggagctgaaCGCCAAAGGAAAATGCACCCTGCCCATAG ATGAGTCGAACACCATCCACCTGAAGGTGATCGAGCAGCGCCCAGACCCCCCCATCGTGCAGGAATATGATGTCCCCGTCTTCACCCAAGACAAGGACGACTTCTTCAACTCCCAGTGGGATCTCACCACGCAGCAG ATCCTGCCCTACATCGACGGCTTTCGGCACGTCCAGAAGATTTCCGCAGAAGCCGATGTGGAGCTGAACTTGGTGCGCATTGCCGTGCAAAACCTGCT GTACTACGGGGTCGTCACGCTCGTCTCCATACTCCAG TACTCCAACGTCTACTGCACCACGCCGAAGGTGCAGGACCTGGTGGATGACAAGTGTCTCCAGGAAGAGTGTCTGTCCTACGTCACCAAACAAG GGCACAAGCGAGCCAGCCTCAGGGACGTCTTCCAGCTGTACTGCGGGCTCAGCCCTGGCACGACGGTGCGAGACCTCATCTCCCGCTACACCCTGCAGCTCCAGAGAGTGGACGAGAG GAGGCTCATCCAGTTTGGCTTGATGAAAGGCCTTATCCGGCGGCTCCAGAAATACCCCGTCAAGGTCGCCCGGGATGAGCGGAGCCACCCAGCCCGGCTGTACACGGGCTGCCACAGCTACGATGAGATCTGCTGCAAGACCG GCATGAGTTACAAGGAGCTGGATGAGCGCCTGGAGAACGACCCCAACATCATCGTGTGCTGGAAGTGA
- the ZMYND10 gene encoding zinc finger MYND domain-containing protein 10, whose product MAATGPAPLLPAEAEALVRALQGTELRDAGGQGWLRQHECVEKLNMHAILSASAGQEQLLTELLVTYAKIPVLVGELISVEIWKHKIFPVLCRLEDFKPRSTFPIYVVLHHEASIINLLETVFFYKEICESAEDSILDLIDYCHRKLTLLAARSAIGQMVTPVELRPEDLASPSSMQELQKQAETMEFEISLKALSVLRFITDQVESLPLSALTRMLNTHNLPCLLVQLVEHCPWSCREAGKLKKFENGAWHVVPPEDQVKMTKLDGQVWLALLNLLLSPECQRKYHFDGFNKSQLLKLRAFLTDVLVDQLPNLVEMQRFLSHLAVTEPAPPKKDLVLEQVPIIWDHILKKNAGKWEAIAKHQVKRVFSPTEEELNLQARRWAQTYSLDMMEALAPDKPRCRVCGTEAAKRCSRCRNEWYCTRACQVQHWQKHKAACNLMAEAPRRADDL is encoded by the exons atggccgcCACCGGGCCGGCGCCGCTGCTGCCCGCCGAGGCCGAGGCGCTGGTGCGGGCCCTGCAGGGCACCGAGCTGCGGGACGCCGGCGggcaggg ATGGCTTCGGCAGCACGAGTGTGTGGAGAAGCTCAACATGCATGCCATCCTGAGCGCCTCTGCgggccaggagcagctcctcacCGAGCTGCTGGTCACCTACGCCAAG ATTCCTGTTCTCGTTGGGGAGCTGATCTCTGTGGAGATCTGGAAGCACAAGATCTTTCCCGTGCTGTGCCGGCTGGAGGACTTCAAGCCAAGAAGCACCTTCCCCATCTACGTGGTG CTGCATCATGAAGCCTCCATCATTAACCTCTTGGAGACAGTGTTTTTTTACAAG GAGATCTGTGAGTCAGCGGAGGACAGCATTCTGGATTTAATTGATTATTGCCACCGAAAACTGACCCTGCTCGCAGCTCGGAGCGCCATTGGACAGATGGTGACCCCGGTGGAGCTTCGTCCCGAGGATCTGGCCAGCCCCTCGTCCATGCAG gagctgcagaagcaggcagAGACGATGGAGTTCGAGATTTCCCTGAAAGCCCTGTCTGTGCTGCGGTTCATCACCGATCAGGTGGAGAG TCTGCCCCTGAGCGCACTGACACGGATGCTGAACACCCACAACCTGCCCTGCCTCCTTGTCCAGCTGGTGGAGCATTGCCCCTGGAGCTGCCGTGAAGCAG GCAAGCTCAAGAAGTTTGAGAATGGCGCGTGGCACGTGGTGCCCCCTGAAGACCAGGTGAAGATGACCAAACTCGATGGGCAGGTGTGGCTTGCCCTTCTCAACCTTCTGCTCAGCCCCGAATGCCAGCGCAAATACCACTTCGATGGCTTCAACAAGAGCCAGCTCCTCAAG CTCCGTGCGTTCCTGACAGACGTTCTTGTTGACCAGCTGCCCAACCTGGTGGAGATGCAGAGATTTCTGAGCCACCTCGCGGTGACAGAGCCGGCTCCCCCCAAAAAGGATCTCGTCCTGGAGCAG GTTCCCATCATCTGGGACCACATCCTCAAGAAAAATGCAGGGAAGTGGGAGGCCATCGCCAAGCACCAGGTGAAACGTGTCTTCAGCCCCACCGAGGAGGAGCTGAATCTCCAGGCACGCAG GTGGGCACAGACCTATAGCCTGGACATGATGGAGGCTCTGGCCCCCGACAAGCCCCGCTGCAGGGTGTGTGGCACGGAAGCGGCCAAGCGGTGCTCTCGCTGCCGGAACGAGTGGTACTGCACGCG GGCGTGCCAGGTCCAGCACT
- the CYB561D2 gene encoding transmembrane reductase CYB561D2, with protein MALTAETESRLYRSLRAAAGAAAHLVALGFPTAVAVLARPGSSLFSWHPLLMALAFSFLMTEALLIFSPEISLLRSFSRKVKVRVHWALQLLALLCALLGLGVITYNKHLNGKAHFVTWHGLTGLLTVLYASGQCAGGVLLLYPKLMKNWTLAKLKLYHATSGLVGYLLGCASLMLGMCSLWFTTSVTSVSWYLAMLCPLLTSLVIMNQVSNAYLYRKRSQH; from the exons ATGGCCCTGACGGCCGAGACCGAGTCCCGGCTGTACCGCTCGctgcgcgccgccgccggcgctgccgcccACCTCGTGGCGCTGGGCTTCCCCACCGCGGTGGCCGTGCTGGCGCGGCCCGGATCCA GCCTCTTCTCCTGGCACCCGCTGCTCATGGCCCTCGCG TTCTCGTTCCTGATGACGGAAGCCCTGCTGATATTCTCCCCGGAGATCTCGCTGCTCCGCTCCTTCTCCCGCAAAGTCAAAGTGCGGGTGCACTGGGCCCTCCAGCTGCTCGCCCTCCTCTGCGCCCTCCTGGGGCTGGGCGTCATCACCTACAACAAGCACCTGAACGGCAAGGCCCACTTCGTGACCTGGCACGGCCTGACGGGGCTGCTGACCGTGCTGTACGCCAGCGGGCAGTGCGCAGGCGGGGTGCTCCTGCTCTACCCCAAGCTGATGAAGAACTGGACGCTGGCCAAGCTGAAGCTGTACCACGCGACCTCGGGGCTGGTGGGCTACCTGCTGGGCTGCGCCAGCCTGATGCTGGGCATGTGCTCCCTGTGGTTCACCACCTCAGTGACCAGCGTCTCCTGGTACCTCGCCATGCTGTGTCCGCTTCTCACCAGCCTGGTTATCATGAACCAGGTGAGCAACGCTTACCTGTACCGCAAGCGGAGCCAGCACTGA